The DNA sequence GTTTTCGAGCAGGAAATCTTCCTCGGTCATGGCCTTTACACCAGGCCCACGCAGTTCCCAGGCCAGACCGTCAGCGTCGGTCAGCAGCGGCTCGTAGTTCGTGGCCAGCCACCAACGCGGCATGGCCGAGCCCTTCAAGCCGGGCTTCACCATGTGCAAATAGCTGGGCAGGCCGTTGATCGGCGGCGGATCGAAGTTCATCGCCAGCCGCTTCATGCGATAATCGGCGGCCACCAGCACGCGGGCGAAATGGCTGGTCGCCGGTACGCCGGTGAGCGTGATCGTCTGCGGCCCGAGTTCTTGCTCGATGCCACGCAGCGTGGCTTGCGGATCGGCGCCGATCGTTTGCTGATACTTCATCGCCTCTTGATAGCGGCGTAATCCTTCGGCCGTCGGATCGATCGAGCACGAGATGCCTCCCTGCGCGGCCTGCATCGCCGAACGCAGCGCGACCAAGAGATCATCGAGCAACAGCACGGCACGGCCTGTGTTGGCGCCGACGATCTCGCCCGACTCGCCGACCTTCCATCCTTCGCCAAAGCCGGCCAGTACGATGTCGTTCTGTTCGGGATAGACGAAGACGTAACGCAGCCGCTGCAAACCGGCCAGGTATTTCACATCATCCGGCAAGTCGCGATTCTTGAGCCGGCAATCGTCGATCGTGGCCATCAGCCCACGCAAAGAGATCTTCCGCAGCTCGGTCGGCTGCGCCAGGTCTCCCGGCACCGCAGCCAACGCCTTCACCCGCACGTCGCGCAGCTTGTGAAGATTATCCTGCTGTGCATTGGCCAATACACCATCAGCATTGATCGAAATACCACCCACCGCCCCGGCAAAGAACCCGGTGCTGGGAATCAGTCCCTGTTGGCCATAACTCGCATCGGCCGAAAGAAGAACGGCGCATCCGATCGTACAAACGGCGACGACATACCCGAGGGCTGACACCCGACGGCCCATGGTCTATCTCCTCTGATCACCTTTTTAAATTTTTTGCACGGTCGTTTCCGCGTCGTTTCGCGGAATCGAATCTCGCACAAACCTAGGCAGCGAATTCACTGCTCAACTACCGGTGCCCGGTTGCCAATTCAAGGGCGTAAAACACCCAATTACGAGCGTACTTACAAATGTCGACGAATGCCAATATGCCGTGCGGCAGACCGCCGGTATACAGGACATCCCCCCGGTAGCGTTGACCGGGCGGATACCCCTGTCCAGAATGGACGGCAGAGATAGGCCCCCGCATTCCAGCGGGACGAGCCTGAATACGCCGTGCGTTCCGGCGCGGTGGGAGGCCCCAAATGTCCGTGCGGATTCCAGCCGTGGTTGCGGCACTGATGCTGTTAATCGTGGCCGTCAGCCCGGCGAAACACGTCCGGGCCCAGGACAAAGCCGCCCCCACGAAAGCCGCGCCTCCCAAGACCGCGCAGCCCAAGAAACCTCTGCCCAGCAAAACTGCTGAGGAAATCGAGAAGGACGAGTTCCGCGCGGCCAAACGCGAACTTCAAGTCAAGCTGCGTAGTAAGCAGCCGGTCGAGCGCATCGCGGCGCTGCGAGAGTTATCCAACTATCGCAATGTCGAGGCGGCCCGACTGATGGTCACCGTCGGTCTGCGGGATGACGAACCGTCGGTCCGCGACGTCGCCTACCATTTGCTGCTGGAAGTTAATGACGACACCGAAGTCGCGCGCTACCTGCTCGTCACGGCCAACAAGGATACCCGCTACGACGCGGTCAACCCGACGACGTTGCAACTGTTGGCCGTGCTGCTCTCCTCGCAGTCGCCTGACGTCCTCCGGGACACGAGCGCTTTTCTGGACAAGCGAGCCGGCACGCATGAAGGCCTGATCATGGTCGAGACCCTGGCCGACGAGTTGGGCAGTCGTGGACAGGCCGAGGATGTCACCCCGTTAGCGAAGCTCGCCGGGCTGAAAGTCTTTGCCGCGGAATTCGGCCTGCGTCGCGCCGTCGCCGAAGCACTGATGAAAATCAGCGACCCGAAGGCGATCGGCCAGTTGGTGGCCCTGTTGGAAAAAGTGCAGGGCGAGATCCGCGCCGAAATCGTCAAACACCTGACCGAAATGACCGGCCAAAACCTCGGCGTCGAAACTGCTCCCTGGCGCGAGTGGTGGAAGGCCAACGAAAAGAGCTTTCAGTTAGTCGCCGCCATCCCGAAAAAGGACACCAAGGATGCCTCGCTCATCGAACTGTTGAAAGACAAGCCGAAGTACTACGGTCTATCGATCTACGCCCAGAGGATGGTGTTCATCATCGACACCTCTGGCAGCATGCTGCAGGGGGGGCGTCTGATGGCCGCCAAGCGCGAGTTGCTGCAGGCGATCGACGGCCTGACGGACGATTCGCAATTCAGCGTCGTGGCTTTTAATGCCGAGGTCTACCCCTGGCAAAAACATCTCGTACCGGCCAACGCATCGATGAAACACGCCGCGTCACAGTGGGTCGACTCACTCGATACAGGCACCAATACGGCGTCGTTCGACGCCCTGGAAGCCGGGCTGCATTTTGACGCCGAGGCGATCTTTTTCTTGACAGATGGCGTTCCTCAGGGGGGCAACATCAACAACCCGGCCGATATCGTGAACCTGATCACGCGCGGCAACTCCGCCAAACGGATGTCGATCTACACGATCGGCATCGGCGTGCTCGGCCCCCAAGGAGGGCTCTTCGAACAATTCCTAACGGCCCTGGCCAAACGGAACTGGGGTGTCTATCGCCGCGTCGATAACTAGCCACCGCAACTGGCCGCCCCGGCTGGCCACCGGTGCTCGTGTGGTTCCCGCCGGGCCGGTTTTAACGGCGCCGGCAGCAACTTTTGCCGACTTTCCCAGTCACCGCACCATTTAATTAGCACCACTTTCTTGACCGTAATTATCCTGAAATATGCGGTCGGGTTCGGCTCGCATCACGACAATCGTGCGACCGGACGGCCCCACACTTCACGATCCCATCGATCAACCAGGAACGAAATCCATGAACCTCCGGATTTCCTTTTCACGAGTTTTCGCTTCGTTGGCCCTGGCAATCGGCTGTGGTGCGTCGGCGATGGCCGCCGGTGACCGTTCGCCCGAAGCGCTTGAGCAATCGCGCGACAAGATGGTCACCGATGACATCATCGGCGGTGGCATCACCAACATGCGCGTCATCCAGTCGATGCGGATGACGCCGCGCCACGAGTTCGCTCCCCCCAAGTTGTTCGACAAGGCCTATCTCGATATGTCGCTGCCGCTCGGCGAGCATCAAACGCTGACGCCGCCGATGCTCGTGGCCTATATGACCGAGCAGCTTGATCCGCAGCCCAGCGACCGGGTGCTCGAGATCGGTACCGGCAGCGGCTATCAGGCCGCCGTGCTCAGCCCGCTAGTGAAGGAAGTTTATTCGATCGAGATCGTCGAAAAGCTCGGCAAGCGCGCGGAAAAAACGCTCAAGAAGCTGAAGTACGACAATGTGTTCACCAAGCTGGGGGACGGTTTCCTCGGCTGGCCCGAGAAAGCGCCGTTCGACAAAGTGATCGTCACTTGCTCGCCGGAAAATGTGCCGCAACCGCTGATCGATCAGCTCAAGGAAGGGGGCCGGATCATCGTGCCCGTCGGCGAGCCGTATCAGCAGGTATTTCATCTGCTGAAAAAAGAAGACGGCAAGCTGACCAACGAAGCCTTGCGACCGACGCTGTTCGTCCCCATGACGGGCCAGGCCGCGAAGAATCGCAAGGTGCCGGCCGACCCGCTACATCCCACGCTGATCAATCCCAGCTTCGAGGAAACGATTCCCGACAGCGGCGAACCGACTGGTTGGTATTACATTCGGCAGATGGAACTGGTCGAAGTCTCGGACGCCCCCGACGGCAGACAAATTGCCACTTTCACCAACAAAGATCCAGGTCGTACCGCCCGCGCCCTACAAGGCTTCGCCATCGACGGACGTAAGATTCACCAGTTACAGATTTCGCTCATGGTCAAGGGGACCGACGTGAACGTCGGCATTGCCCCCGATCAACTCCCGCAGTTCGCCGTCATCTTTCTTAACGAGAACCGCGCGCCCGCCGGAAACGTGAAATTGGGGCCGTGGAGCGGCACGTTCGGTTGGCAGAAAATCACAGGCAAGCTGAAAGTCCCCCCCACGGCTCGCGAGGCCATTGTCAACATCGGCCTGATCGGCGGGACGGGCGAAGTCTCGTACGACGATATCCAAATGACGGTCTCGTCCAGCGACAATTGATTTAGTTAGACCTGCTGGGGGCTCAGGCCTCGTCCGTCGAAATGCTCCGCGACGGGTGGTGTGTCGGTAGCCCAAGGGAGTGCGAATTCACGCACGAGTCTTCGCCTCCTACCCGGTCGACTGGTTGCTGGCAATATGCCATTACCGCCCCCCTACGAGCGCCGCGTCCCTGGCCGGAATCCGCTTGCAGGCACCGGTCGGAAGTCGATAAGGTAGATGTAAGTGAATGTTTGGCGCATGCTACGCAGGGCCCGGTAACAAAACGGAGCCCAGCGACCGGGGGGTCACATCCGCAAGCCCCCGGCAGCCTCGGTCGCACGGCCGCGGGACGCCAATCCATGTGTGAAATTCCGAGGCGTGAATGCTGGCTTATCTGGTCATTCGGGAAGGCACGAAGTGGACGGACGTCTTTCGCCTGGTGGCGGGACAGACCGTAACGGTGGGACGTGCGCCCACGAATCAAATCGTCATCAAGGACGAGCGCTGCAGCCGCTGCCACGCCGAACTGTTCCAATCCGAGGGGCGCTGGACCCTGCGCGATCTAGATAGCCGCAACGGCACGATCGTCGGCGA is a window from the Pirellulales bacterium genome containing:
- a CDS encoding protein-L-isoaspartate(D-aspartate) O-methyltransferase, with the translated sequence MNLRISFSRVFASLALAIGCGASAMAAGDRSPEALEQSRDKMVTDDIIGGGITNMRVIQSMRMTPRHEFAPPKLFDKAYLDMSLPLGEHQTLTPPMLVAYMTEQLDPQPSDRVLEIGTGSGYQAAVLSPLVKEVYSIEIVEKLGKRAEKTLKKLKYDNVFTKLGDGFLGWPEKAPFDKVIVTCSPENVPQPLIDQLKEGGRIIVPVGEPYQQVFHLLKKEDGKLTNEALRPTLFVPMTGQAAKNRKVPADPLHPTLINPSFEETIPDSGEPTGWYYIRQMELVEVSDAPDGRQIATFTNKDPGRTARALQGFAIDGRKIHQLQISLMVKGTDVNVGIAPDQLPQFAVIFLNENRAPAGNVKLGPWSGTFGWQKITGKLKVPPTAREAIVNIGLIGGTGEVSYDDIQMTVSSSDN
- a CDS encoding VWA domain-containing protein, with protein sequence MSVRIPAVVAALMLLIVAVSPAKHVRAQDKAAPTKAAPPKTAQPKKPLPSKTAEEIEKDEFRAAKRELQVKLRSKQPVERIAALRELSNYRNVEAARLMVTVGLRDDEPSVRDVAYHLLLEVNDDTEVARYLLVTANKDTRYDAVNPTTLQLLAVLLSSQSPDVLRDTSAFLDKRAGTHEGLIMVETLADELGSRGQAEDVTPLAKLAGLKVFAAEFGLRRAVAEALMKISDPKAIGQLVALLEKVQGEIRAEIVKHLTEMTGQNLGVETAPWREWWKANEKSFQLVAAIPKKDTKDASLIELLKDKPKYYGLSIYAQRMVFIIDTSGSMLQGGRLMAAKRELLQAIDGLTDDSQFSVVAFNAEVYPWQKHLVPANASMKHAASQWVDSLDTGTNTASFDALEAGLHFDAEAIFFLTDGVPQGGNINNPADIVNLITRGNSAKRMSIYTIGIGVLGPQGGLFEQFLTALAKRNWGVYRRVDN
- a CDS encoding DUF1598 domain-containing protein, whose translation is MGRRVSALGYVVAVCTIGCAVLLSADASYGQQGLIPSTGFFAGAVGGISINADGVLANAQQDNLHKLRDVRVKALAAVPGDLAQPTELRKISLRGLMATIDDCRLKNRDLPDDVKYLAGLQRLRYVFVYPEQNDIVLAGFGEGWKVGESGEIVGANTGRAVLLLDDLLVALRSAMQAAQGGISCSIDPTAEGLRRYQEAMKYQQTIGADPQATLRGIEQELGPQTITLTGVPATSHFARVLVAADYRMKRLAMNFDPPPINGLPSYLHMVKPGLKGSAMPRWWLATNYEPLLTDADGLAWELRGPGVKAMTEEDFLLEN